TTACAATATACTGAATCAACTATTTTGATCATCAAAGTTTTACTTGTACTCAATGTTCGAAAGCTCTAATTCATGGAAAACCATAGGCTTCATTTCCCATCTTTTTAGTGGGTTATAGTTTCAGCTTGGTCATCTAAATAGTCACTGTCGAGTTAAGAATTTTATAGTTAAGTCACTTAATCGGAGCGCCAAACTATTCCTAATGTTTTATTAGGTCTAACATATCACTGTAAACTCTATCGACATAATTTTTCTATTTGAATGAAAGATTTctcatttgatatatatatatatatatatatatactttaacGATAATAAAGTAAATGATATGATAATCATGAGAGATAAAAATAAtaagtaaaatgaatttatcaataaatcgctttgtatttttttaattattcgTGTGCCCTACAGGCCGCAGGCCCCTAGCATGCAGGTTGTAGGAATATCTCAACCTCATCAGCCAgctgatttgtttttgtcacAAAATATGGCCGTATGGTACAGGCAGTGCAGCCGTATATAGATATGTCTACCGTTTACTAGTAGTCTAGTACCGCGACACCAAACTCCTCGTGAATACTTAATACCACGACAGTTATTAAACGTACGCACCCACACCTCCTCCCCCTTCTTCATGTGAACgctttcaattttttattataataaAGTGGAGCCCACAGACTTGTTTCTAGATCCCTCTCTATCTCATttccattattattattattttttatcaaTATCTCATTTccattattattaatttttttatcaatatcTCATTTCCATTATTGAATGAACAGATCCGAAATCTGGCGCCTAAAGGCAGAAAATGGAGGCAAAAGGTACGGCCACGTGGAAATGTGGAAGCCAAGCTCATCAACTTgataaaatcaaatcaaatcaaattgaaCCGGAACGACCGTCGGCTTTATCTCCTCATCAAAAACAGCGGCTGCCCTACGCATGTGAGGTGTTCCCCACATCACACTCCGCCACCTGTCCTTCTCGCTTCTTCGGGTTTGCGGTCGTTTAGAGGAGGATGGAGGGAAATTTGGATCGGTCATTCGGGGCTTCGGCTGTCGCCCACCCAAtgtggttttgattttttctttGCTTAATCCTCATTGACATGTTGTTCATTCGAGAATGCCGTCGACTGTAGACTTTTGTGTTACACACACTCTAGAATTTGGGGATTATGTATAGTCAAAAGGAATATGTATTCACTGTGACATCCTCCATGATTTGTCTTGTcaagaaaaatatttatatccaGCATGATTGTGGTTTCTAGAACTTTAAAGAAGATAAGTATAGTCAATTTAGATTTTAAAAGACTTTATTTTATGAGCAATTAAAAAATGATACAACATTTATAAACATCGAAgagttggacatggtttgacaaGAGAATGTGAAATCCGATAAGGCCATAGTTGAGCATATTGTCCTAGAGAATGTGAagaaatcgaaaaacaaactTGGTAAAGCAATGTAGATATTCCACATGCAAACAACCCAACCATTAAAAAAGAGTAATACAATGTGGTATCGGAAAAATTACGCAGAGTACTTTGACGATGCCAGATCTTATTGTTGGAAGCTGAAATTGCAGCCAGTACTGTATGTTATGGATACTTTAATCGCTACTAAAAAAACTAACATCGTGTGAGGCTGAGTTTAATATCATGATGTTATACAACATTTTCCATTTCaaaattgataattttgtACGTATCTTATTTTTTTGTCAATAACTAATAAAGAAAATATACATTATCAAATGTAATCAGAATTGTTAATTTGGTATGCTAATTTAATCATATTCAATCGCTATTAGATATAAGATTTTATTTGTATATTCAATAGTTTAAAAAAATCTAATATACGCATATTATATGTAATCGCATTCTTTATGGTATGAATAGCCTGTCAGTATCATCAACTCATTCATCATTCTCGCCATCAACTACCCAATTAGGAGTCTTTTAATTTCATGAAATGTGTAACGTAATCAATTACCTACGACCTTATTCTCACACCGGCCTCTATTGAAAAAGTCAGTCTCACCTCCCCGTCAATTACACCTCCACAACCCTAAAACATATCCAAACTCTATTCAATTCAATCCACTGATTCCTCTGTACAACGCCCAAATTCCGAATTACCCGAAACACCCTCGCTATTACCAATAATTTCATCCTCCCCACCCCACCAAATGGATCTGTCACAGTCCAAGCCGAGCCGAGATTGACTAGGACAAGTGGGCCAAAACCCAACTGACCCGGACCTAAACCCGAAATTCAAATCGATGaataaagaaacaaaacagataattgaagaaagaaaaaaaaaagcaagacGTCCGTGATGGCCCATGTATTCGAACCCACGCGCCCTTGTCACATCGCCACCCACactctccctttctctctctcttatttcTCTCTCTAGATTGTCCCCCTATATATACCGACCGCTTCTCTCTACGCTTTTCCACACCACCTCAACTGCTTTGCTTTTACGTTCTTTTAATCCCTCAAATAATCTCTGAAAATCGTTGTTCAATTTTCGTTGTTCGATTTTAATGGAAGACATGAATATCAACAAGAAGCGAGTTCGGGACTGCGAGTCCGACTCGGAGCACGGCTCTGTCGAGGTTAAGCGACTCAGGGATGACCTACTGGACTTCCTCGACGATTCCGATCCCGTTCCGGCGAGTCACGACCTCGACTCGTTCATGAAGAGCTTCGAGGAAGAGATCTCCGCATCTAACTCCTGCTCGACGTCGCCTCATCCGGCGCCGGATGCTTCTGCCGCTccggtgccggtgtcggattCCAGCGAGTCAAATCCGGATCTCACACACCTCCTAGAAGCGTCCGATGATGAGCTCGGCCTTCCGCCGTCCAGCGGGTTTTACGGTGAGGCGGCGACGGACTTGGTCAGAGTGTCGTCTGACTCGTCCGGGATGGAAGAGTTATGGCGGTTTGATGAGCAGGGGCCGAGTTATGACTCGTTCGAGTTGAGCGGCGTAGCTGGTAGTAACTTTGATGATAGCGGTTACGTGGCGTTTGATGGGCTGTTCGAGCACTCAGACGTGTATTATGACTCGTCTGATTACTCCGATTTTTCGTGGCGGTTTGAAACGCTGCCGGCTGCGGAGTAGGATGACATGAATCATTTTACGGCGAATGGAATATTATACACAgatttgtatattctttttTAATCTTTTAAGGTTTAAAGGGTACGGAAGAAAATATGTAGGACAGACTGATATGAAATTAGAAATTATGAAACAACAAAAGTAACAGATGTGAAAGTGATGAAACATGATAATATGGTTGTGTAAAGTTGATTACTCATGCGCGGTATGGTAAAAATTGACAAAGTTacacaactaaactaatgtcTCTATTCTCTAATGCCGTTCGTACTGGATGAGTAGGGTGGCATACGAAATGAATGACTTGTGTGAGTTGTGTTATTGGTTAGGTAACTCTTGTTGTAGCTATAtccagtgttctaaatatcgggatatatcggtgatatttagaaaTCGATAGGATAAATGCCATATCGCcttaatatatcggtcaactcaaaatatcgggtcaacatgcgatatatcgggatatatcggtggattttttttcgtttaacttttttttggtggacttttttttggtggactttttttttgagacttttttttcgatgatttttttcgataattttttttcattgactttttttttggtgactttttttcttgttacttttttttttggtgattttTTTAAGAAGACGATGTCGTTTTGAGGAATTTCAACGCAAATAGACAGAAGGtgatttatgaagatgattttatctcaaaagatgaggatgaagataatggagaagatgattttgactttgattctgatgatgagaGAATTTATAATGGatgaatgcataatcaatatctcaatctatcttttgtgcaactatttttgttcaattagtacttagtagttaatattatttggtatattttgaatattttgaagtatatgtttataaatatattaaatttaaattaaaaattaacaaaaaacgataaatccgatatatatcgatatatccccgttatatccttattttacaaaaccaatacgatgccgataaccgatatttagaccattgcctATATCAAATAATTTTCTTATCTCGAAAGAACTATCTAAGCACCTTTGATCTTTACCAACTCTCATTGTTTAACAACCTTCGGATTtcctttattttaattttctactTTAGCTACACCTAATAGTCTAGTATTCtctaaccaaaaaaaaaaaacagtctAGTATTCTAGTAAATGTTGCGAGGTTACGATGCTTTCAGGGGACTTGGTGGGTGTTTCATCTTCGTGCTACCGGCAACTCATAGGGAGTGACTTGGTTAAGGAAAATACCGGAGCCATAGCGAAAAGCAGAGTCTTAGTAGGACAATTATCACTGCTAATGGATCCGAACCCGAGTGATCTATCAATATTGGGATAAAATTTGGGTAAAAGTAAGTGGAGGCCCAAAACCGAGTGCTGTTGAAAAATCAACTGATGAGTTATGGTTGGAGGCGAAATGCCACTCGGAACCCATAGATTGATAGCTACCCAAAATGTTTAGCCCATTTATAATATTAGCCACTTGTTTTCGAATAAGTTGAGAGTTTATCGGTCAAACAATTTAAGAATACGATAAACTCATAGCTTTTGCTCTTTATATGCGATAAAGTTATGACAACTTTCGAGTTTTGAACACATAAATGGAGTCTGATAGTGGTTTCACTTGCTAAATAACATCAAGGGGTTGACAAAACATCTCTTCTTGAGAGATCCGTAGCTTTCAGAGTAAACTCGATCTGTGAAGCTCCAGGGTTTATTGAGCGGGGGTGGTGACCTTTTAGTCCCCGGCTGGTGTTGAGGACGATGCAGAGGTGATATAACGATGAGCGTGGACAACTTTCCATGGCTCGGCGATGTTCTCTACGTTTTGCTTTGTTTTGGTGTCGGCGTAGGTTATGCTTGCTCAAGGGAGTATAAGATCAGTAAATCACTTCCTCTGGACAAACCAATCTCATTCTGCCGAGCATGCAATTGCGGTAGTGTCAATCTCAATGAAGCAATTTCACCTTAGAATGTTAGcggtccaaaaaaaaaatacgacTTACCATATGTCCGATTAACGTGAACTTGACTTGCACCATAATGGGCTCCAGAAAGAAATTAGGCCTAATCAGTTAAAAGGCCCAACGCAGTCGATCAAGCGGTGTGGTCCAAACCTCCATCGTCTCTACGAGAAAAATATTAACTGCCGCCCGAGAATCCTTATCACACAAAAATCTAGCTCATTATACTCACCTGTCCCCAACACAACCAACGCGCTAACCACAAAAAGCACGAATTCACGCTCCCGTTTACACCGCCCATCTCAATCCAATTCAACTTCAAACTCTCGTGTCACACAACTCCCTTCTCAGCGCGTATATCAATCACCActtaattttcatatataaacCCCAAAATTCATGTTTTTTTGTGCTTTATTGCTCCTGCTCCACTTTACTTGCGCATAGAGAAAAC
This is a stretch of genomic DNA from Argentina anserina chromosome 4, drPotAnse1.1, whole genome shotgun sequence. It encodes these proteins:
- the LOC126791987 gene encoding uncharacterized protein LOC126791987, encoding MEDMNINKKRVRDCESDSEHGSVEVKRLRDDLLDFLDDSDPVPASHDLDSFMKSFEEEISASNSCSTSPHPAPDASAAPVPVSDSSESNPDLTHLLEASDDELGLPPSSGFYGEAATDLVRVSSDSSGMEELWRFDEQGPSYDSFELSGVAGSNFDDSGYVAFDGLFEHSDVYYDSSDYSDFSWRFETLPAAE